A stretch of Cupriavidus necator DNA encodes these proteins:
- a CDS encoding MurR/RpiR family transcriptional regulator: MQKGHSISDRIARSLPTLTPAHRRMAEYVLANLFRAATMRIDEFAAAVEVSVATANRFARALGFDGYPQFRAELVRGFEATLAPVERLRSELERPATAAEVFAASLEDAAANAEATRRGIDPEACERAVSAILAAQRVYVAGFGASGFLAGLLQHGLEMHCRMVTSVAGAGGASHAARQLFKQQPSDLLIVIAFPRYVTDTIELAERAKSRGGQVLALTDGPTSPLAPLADIALYAQAGNRLSANSDATVLALIEALCGAVAHRAERPVKAAAEMTEFLLPWLYGTPAAESAGRAAPGTPQSTEATAGATRGRSSNTRKS; encoded by the coding sequence ATGCAAAAAGGCCATTCGATCTCAGACCGCATTGCGCGCAGCCTGCCGACGCTGACGCCGGCGCACCGCCGCATGGCGGAATACGTGCTGGCCAATCTGTTCCGCGCAGCGACCATGCGCATCGACGAATTTGCCGCGGCGGTGGAGGTGTCGGTGGCCACGGCCAACCGCTTTGCGCGGGCGCTGGGGTTCGACGGCTATCCGCAGTTCCGGGCCGAGCTGGTGCGCGGCTTCGAGGCCACGCTGGCTCCGGTGGAGCGGCTGCGCAGCGAGCTGGAGCGGCCCGCGACCGCGGCCGAAGTCTTCGCCGCCTCGCTGGAAGATGCCGCGGCCAACGCGGAAGCCACGCGGCGCGGCATCGACCCGGAGGCCTGCGAGCGCGCGGTCTCGGCGATCCTGGCGGCGCAGCGTGTCTACGTGGCCGGTTTCGGCGCCAGCGGTTTCCTGGCGGGCCTGCTGCAGCACGGGCTGGAAATGCACTGCCGCATGGTGACCTCGGTGGCGGGCGCCGGCGGCGCCTCGCATGCGGCGCGGCAGCTGTTCAAGCAGCAGCCAAGCGACCTGCTGATCGTGATTGCCTTCCCGCGCTACGTCACGGACACCATCGAACTGGCCGAGCGGGCCAAGTCGCGCGGCGGCCAGGTGCTGGCGCTGACCGACGGGCCGACCTCGCCGCTGGCGCCGCTGGCCGATATCGCGCTCTACGCGCAGGCCGGCAACCGGCTCTCGGCCAACTCCGATGCCACCGTGCTGGCGCTGATCGAGGCGCTGTGCGGCGCGGTCGCGCACCGGGCCGAGCGCCCGGTCAAGGCCGCCGCCGAAATGACCGAATTCCTGCTGCCGTGGCTGTACGGCACGCCGGCCGCGGAGTCCGCGGGCCGTGCCGCGCCCGGCACCCCGCAGTCCACCGAAGCCACGGCTGGCGCCACGCGCGGCCGATCCTCCAACACCCGCAAGTCCTGA
- a CDS encoding isoaspartyl peptidase/L-asparaginase family protein, with protein MQPAVIAIHGGAGTITRAAMDAAREREYIEALQHVLQAGQRILAEGGSALDAVTEAVRLLEECPLFNAGKGAVLTHAGTYELDAAVMDGATLAAGAVACVTRLRNPVLAARAVLDHSEHVLFAGAGAEAFAQSQGLELVGPDYYFTQARHDQWQRALGNAGMALLDHDGAALVAQGKTQASDPIDPDSKFGTVGAVACDGRGNLAAATSTGGVTNKQVGRVGDTPVIGAGCYADDVAAVSATGTGEMFIRTVAAHDVAAQMRYAGLSLEESARRVVMEKLPAINGRGGLIAVDRAGNVTLPFNTEGMYRGFARVGEAVNVSIYG; from the coding sequence ATGCAACCAGCAGTCATTGCCATCCACGGCGGCGCCGGCACCATCACCCGCGCGGCGATGGACGCCGCCCGCGAACGCGAATACATCGAAGCGCTGCAACACGTGCTGCAAGCCGGCCAGCGCATCCTGGCCGAGGGCGGCAGCGCGCTCGATGCGGTCACCGAGGCCGTGCGCCTGCTGGAAGAATGCCCGCTGTTCAACGCCGGCAAGGGCGCCGTGCTGACCCATGCCGGCACCTATGAGCTCGATGCCGCGGTGATGGACGGCGCCACGCTGGCAGCCGGCGCGGTGGCCTGCGTCACGCGCCTGCGCAACCCGGTGCTGGCCGCGCGCGCGGTGCTGGACCACAGCGAGCACGTGCTTTTTGCCGGCGCCGGCGCCGAGGCCTTTGCGCAGTCGCAGGGGCTGGAACTGGTGGGCCCGGACTACTACTTCACGCAGGCCCGCCATGACCAGTGGCAGCGTGCGCTTGGCAACGCCGGCATGGCGCTGCTGGATCACGATGGCGCTGCGCTGGTGGCGCAAGGCAAGACGCAGGCGAGCGACCCGATCGATCCGGACAGCAAGTTCGGTACCGTCGGCGCGGTGGCCTGCGACGGCCGCGGCAACCTGGCTGCGGCCACCTCCACCGGCGGCGTGACCAACAAGCAGGTGGGGCGCGTGGGCGATACCCCGGTGATCGGCGCGGGCTGCTATGCGGACGACGTGGCGGCAGTGTCTGCCACCGGCACCGGCGAGATGTTTATCCGCACCGTGGCCGCGCACGACGTGGCTGCCCAGATGCGCTATGCGGGCCTGTCGCTCGAGGAATCAGCGCGGCGCGTGGTGATGGAGAAGCTGCCGGCCATCAACGGCCGCGGCGGCCTGATCGCGGTGGACCGCGCCGGCAACGTCACGCTGCCTTTCAACACCGAAGGCATGTACCGCGGTTTCGCCCGGGTGGGCGAGGCCGTGAACGTGTCGATCTACGGCTGA
- a CDS encoding dipeptide ABC transporter ATP-binding protein, with product MQASQSGIVLPPQRVVSVNGLTVRFATSERTVEAVRNLSFHVDRGETLAVVGESGSGKSVTSLALMRLVEHGGGKIASGSMALRRRGGEVIDLARADNATLRSVRGADVAMIFQEPMTSLNPVFPVGEQIAESIRLHQGKSRAAARAEALRMLELVRIPEARRVLERYPHQLSGGMRQRVMIAMALSCKPALLIADEPTTALDVTIQAEILQLIRGLQAEMHMGVVFITHDMGVVAEVADRVLVMYRGEKVEEGTSDDVFRAPAHPYTRALLSAVPRLGAMSGTDLPAKFPLLRLDSANAEPVAPQDTVTPGVAPILRVQDLVTRFDVPGGLFGRVTRRVHAVEKVSFDLYPGETLALVGESGCGKSTTGRSLLRLVESQSGTIEFAGQNISKMEGPALQTLRRNIQFIFQDPFASLDPRVPVGYSIMEPLLVHKVASGKEAEQRVAWLLDKVGLDASHAARYPHEFSGGQRQRICIARALALNPKVVVADESVSALDVSIQAQIVNLMLDLQRELGIAFLFISHDMAVVERVSHRVAVMYLGQIVEIGPRRAIFENPQHPYTKKLMSAVPIADPARRHLRREPLNDEIPSPIRAVGDEPVVQPLVQVAGSGSLGHYVARHAVGGAY from the coding sequence ATGCAAGCCTCCCAGTCCGGCATCGTGCTGCCACCGCAGCGCGTGGTCTCGGTGAACGGGCTGACCGTGCGCTTTGCCACGTCCGAGCGCACCGTCGAGGCCGTGCGCAACCTGTCCTTCCATGTCGACCGCGGCGAGACGCTGGCGGTGGTGGGCGAGTCGGGCTCGGGCAAGTCGGTCACGTCGCTGGCGCTGATGCGGCTGGTCGAGCATGGCGGCGGCAAGATTGCCTCCGGCAGCATGGCGCTGCGCCGGCGCGGCGGCGAGGTGATCGACCTGGCGCGCGCGGACAACGCCACGCTGCGCAGCGTGCGCGGCGCCGACGTGGCGATGATCTTCCAGGAGCCGATGACCTCGCTCAACCCGGTGTTCCCGGTGGGCGAGCAGATCGCCGAATCGATCCGGCTGCACCAGGGCAAGAGCCGCGCCGCGGCGCGTGCCGAAGCGCTGCGCATGCTGGAGCTGGTGCGCATCCCCGAGGCGCGCCGCGTGCTGGAGCGCTATCCGCACCAGCTCTCCGGCGGCATGCGCCAGCGCGTGATGATCGCGATGGCGCTGTCGTGCAAGCCGGCGCTGCTGATCGCCGACGAGCCGACCACGGCGCTGGACGTGACCATCCAGGCCGAGATCCTGCAGCTGATCCGCGGCCTGCAGGCCGAGATGCACATGGGCGTGGTCTTCATCACGCACGACATGGGCGTGGTGGCCGAGGTCGCCGACCGCGTGCTGGTGATGTACCGCGGCGAGAAGGTGGAAGAGGGCACTTCCGACGATGTGTTCCGCGCGCCGGCGCACCCGTATACGCGCGCACTGCTGTCGGCGGTGCCGCGTTTGGGCGCGATGAGCGGCACCGACCTGCCGGCCAAGTTCCCGCTGCTGCGACTCGATAGCGCCAACGCCGAGCCGGTCGCACCGCAGGACACGGTGACGCCGGGCGTGGCGCCGATCCTGCGCGTGCAGGACCTGGTGACGCGCTTCGACGTGCCCGGCGGCCTGTTCGGCCGCGTCACGCGGCGCGTGCATGCGGTCGAGAAGGTCAGCTTCGACCTCTATCCCGGCGAGACGCTGGCGCTGGTGGGAGAGTCCGGCTGCGGCAAGTCCACCACGGGCCGCTCGCTGCTGCGCCTGGTGGAAAGTCAGAGCGGCACCATCGAGTTCGCCGGGCAGAACATCAGCAAGATGGAAGGGCCGGCGCTGCAGACCCTGCGCCGCAATATCCAGTTCATTTTCCAGGACCCGTTCGCCTCGCTCGATCCGCGCGTGCCGGTCGGTTATTCGATCATGGAGCCGCTGCTGGTGCACAAGGTCGCCAGCGGTAAGGAGGCCGAGCAGCGCGTGGCCTGGCTGCTCGACAAGGTCGGGCTGGACGCATCGCATGCGGCGCGCTACCCGCACGAGTTCTCCGGCGGCCAGCGCCAGCGCATCTGCATTGCGCGCGCGCTCGCGCTGAACCCCAAGGTGGTGGTGGCCGATGAGTCGGTGTCGGCGCTGGACGTGTCGATCCAGGCGCAGATTGTCAACCTGATGCTGGACCTGCAGCGCGAGCTTGGCATCGCCTTCCTGTTTATCTCCCACGACATGGCGGTGGTGGAGCGCGTGAGCCACCGCGTGGCGGTGATGTACCTGGGCCAGATCGTCGAGATCGGCCCGCGCCGCGCAATCTTCGAGAACCCGCAGCACCCGTACACCAAGAAGCTGATGTCGGCGGTGCCGATCGCCGACCCGGCGCGGCGCCACCTGCGGCGCGAGCCGCTCAACGACGAGATCCCCAGCCCGATCCGCGCGGTTGGCGACGAGCCGGTGGTGCAGCCACTGGTGCAGGTCGCCGGCAGCGGGTCGCTCGGCCACTATGTCGCCCGGCATGCCGTCGGCGGCGCCTATTGA
- the gsiB gene encoding glutathione ABC transporter substrate-binding protein GsiB — protein sequence MSARMVSPRWVAGAFAAGTLGMLVSAPAFAAKDAVMAVSSTFTSLDPYDSNDTLSQAVGKSFYQGLFGLDKDMKLVNVLADSYDVSKDGLTYTIKLKKGIKFHDGTTFDAGAVKANLDRVTNPANKLKRYTLFNRVAKTDVVDANTVKVTLKEPFSPFINVLAHPSAVMISPAALQKYGKEIAFHPVGTGPFEFVEWKQPDHLKGKKFAGFWKTGYPKIDTITWKPVVDNNTRAAIMQTGEADFAFSIPFEQAAVLKNSAKVDLIASPSIIQRYLSLNTMVKPFNDPKVRQAINYAINKDALAKVAFAGYAVPAEGVVPPGVDYAEKLGPWPYDPAKARALLKEAGYPNGFETTLWSAYNHTTAQKVIQFVQQQLQQVGIKASVQALEAGQRVEKVESVPKPEDAGVRIYYVGWSSSTGESDWALRPLLASESMPPKLLNTAYYKNDQVDADIAGALRTTDRGEKARLYKDAQERIWKDAPWAFLVTEKVLFARSKRLSGAYVMPDGSFNFEEIDIKQ from the coding sequence ATGTCTGCACGTATGGTTTCGCCCCGATGGGTGGCCGGCGCCTTTGCCGCCGGCACGCTGGGCATGCTGGTTTCGGCCCCGGCTTTCGCCGCCAAGGATGCCGTGATGGCGGTGAGTTCGACCTTCACCTCGCTGGATCCGTACGATTCGAACGACACGCTGTCGCAGGCGGTTGGGAAGAGCTTCTACCAGGGCCTGTTCGGCCTGGACAAGGATATGAAGCTGGTCAATGTGCTGGCAGACAGCTACGACGTCAGCAAGGACGGCCTGACGTATACGATCAAGCTGAAGAAGGGTATCAAGTTCCACGACGGCACCACCTTCGACGCCGGCGCCGTCAAGGCCAACCTGGACCGCGTCACCAACCCGGCCAACAAGCTCAAGCGCTACACGCTGTTCAACCGTGTCGCCAAGACCGACGTGGTCGATGCCAATACCGTCAAGGTCACGCTGAAGGAGCCGTTCTCGCCGTTCATCAACGTGCTGGCGCACCCGTCGGCGGTGATGATCTCGCCGGCCGCGCTGCAGAAGTACGGCAAGGAAATCGCCTTCCACCCGGTCGGCACGGGCCCCTTCGAATTTGTCGAATGGAAGCAGCCCGACCACCTGAAGGGCAAGAAATTCGCGGGCTTCTGGAAGACCGGCTACCCGAAAATCGACACTATCACCTGGAAGCCGGTGGTCGACAACAACACCCGCGCCGCGATCATGCAGACCGGCGAGGCTGACTTTGCCTTCAGCATCCCGTTCGAGCAGGCCGCGGTGCTGAAGAACAGCGCCAAGGTGGATCTGATCGCCTCGCCGTCGATCATCCAGCGCTACCTGTCGCTGAACACCATGGTCAAGCCGTTCAACGACCCCAAGGTGCGCCAGGCCATCAACTATGCCATCAACAAGGACGCGCTGGCCAAGGTCGCCTTCGCTGGCTACGCGGTGCCGGCCGAAGGCGTGGTGCCGCCTGGCGTGGACTATGCCGAGAAGCTGGGCCCGTGGCCGTATGACCCGGCCAAGGCGCGCGCGCTGCTGAAGGAAGCCGGCTATCCGAACGGCTTCGAGACCACGCTGTGGTCGGCCTACAACCATACCACCGCGCAGAAGGTGATCCAGTTCGTGCAGCAGCAGCTGCAGCAGGTCGGCATCAAGGCCTCGGTGCAGGCGCTTGAGGCCGGCCAGCGCGTGGAGAAGGTCGAGAGCGTGCCCAAGCCGGAAGATGCCGGCGTGCGCATCTACTACGTGGGCTGGTCGTCGTCGACCGGTGAATCGGACTGGGCGCTGCGTCCGCTGCTGGCTTCGGAGTCGATGCCGCCCAAGCTGCTGAATACCGCGTACTACAAGAACGACCAGGTCGACGCCGATATCGCCGGCGCGCTGCGCACCACCGATCGTGGCGAAAAGGCGCGCCTGTACAAGGACGCCCAGGAACGCATCTGGAAGGATGCGCCGTGGGCCTTCCTGGTGACCGAGAAGGTGCTGTTCGCGCGCAGCAAGCGGCTGAGCGGCGCCTATGTGATGCCGGATGGATCGTTCAATTTCGAAGAGATCGATATCAAGCAGTAA
- the gsiC gene encoding glutathione ABC transporter permease GsiC, whose protein sequence is MLNYFLKRVLGVIPTLLIVAVLVFLFVHLLPGDPARLAAGPEADSATVELVRKDLGLDRPMHEQFVNFFSNAVRGEFGHSLRTKRPVSEEIGDRFMPTLLLTVASMAWAVVFGMAIGIGSAVWRNRWPDRFGMTLAVSGISFPAFALGMLLMEVFSVQLGWLPSIGADSWKHYVLPSITLGAAVAAVMARFTRASFVEVLQEDFIRTARAKGVRETLVVAKHGLRNAMIPVVTMMGLQFGFLLGGSIVVEKVFNWPGLGRLLVDAVEMRDYPVIQAEVLLFSLEFILINLVVDMLYTVINPTIRYK, encoded by the coding sequence ATGCTGAATTACTTCCTCAAACGTGTGCTGGGCGTGATCCCCACGCTGCTGATCGTGGCAGTGCTGGTGTTCCTGTTCGTCCACCTGCTGCCGGGCGATCCGGCGCGGCTGGCGGCGGGCCCGGAGGCCGATTCCGCCACCGTCGAACTGGTGCGCAAGGACCTGGGCCTGGACCGGCCGATGCACGAGCAGTTCGTCAACTTCTTTTCCAATGCGGTCCGCGGCGAGTTCGGCCATTCGCTGCGCACCAAGCGCCCGGTCAGCGAGGAGATCGGCGACCGCTTCATGCCCACGCTGCTGCTGACGGTGGCGTCGATGGCCTGGGCGGTGGTGTTCGGCATGGCGATCGGCATCGGCTCGGCCGTATGGCGCAACCGCTGGCCGGACCGGTTCGGCATGACGCTGGCGGTGTCGGGCATTTCGTTCCCGGCCTTTGCGCTGGGCATGCTGCTGATGGAAGTGTTCTCGGTGCAGCTGGGCTGGCTGCCGTCGATCGGCGCCGACAGCTGGAAGCACTACGTGTTGCCGTCGATCACGCTGGGCGCGGCGGTGGCCGCGGTGATGGCGCGCTTTACGCGGGCCTCGTTCGTCGAGGTGCTGCAAGAAGATTTCATCCGCACCGCCCGTGCCAAGGGCGTGCGCGAGACGCTGGTGGTGGCCAAGCACGGCCTGCGCAACGCCATGATCCCGGTGGTGACGATGATGGGCCTGCAGTTCGGCTTCCTGCTGGGCGGCTCGATCGTGGTGGAAAAGGTGTTCAACTGGCCGGGCCTGGGGCGCCTGCTGGTCGATGCCGTCGAGATGCGCGACTACCCGGTGATCCAGGCCGAGGTGCTGCTGTTCTCGCTCGAATTCATCCTGATCAACCTGGTGGTGGACATGCTCTACACCGTGATCAACCCAACCATCCGCTACAAGTGA
- the gsiD gene encoding glutathione ABC transporter permease GsiD, translating into MTELSTPAAAQAAPATASVPEAVRTPWTEFWRKFRKQHLALGAGAFVLVLVVIAIVAPQIVPYDPENYFDYDALNAGPSAAHWMGVDSLGRDIFSRILAGARISLAAGFLSVIIGALIGTVLGLLAGYYEGWWDRIVMRISDVLFAFPGILLAIGIVAILGNGMTNVIFAVAIFSIPAFARLVRGNTLMLKRLTYIEAARSIGASDWTILMRHILPGTVSSIVVYFSMRIGTSIITAASLSFLGLGAQPPTPEWGAMLNEARADMVTAPHVAIFPSLAIFLTVLAFNLLGDGLRDALDPKIDRR; encoded by the coding sequence ATGACTGAGCTTTCCACGCCCGCCGCAGCGCAAGCGGCACCCGCCACCGCCTCCGTGCCGGAGGCCGTGCGCACGCCCTGGACCGAGTTCTGGCGCAAATTCCGCAAGCAGCACCTGGCGCTGGGCGCCGGTGCCTTCGTGCTGGTGCTGGTGGTGATTGCCATCGTGGCGCCGCAGATCGTGCCGTACGACCCGGAGAACTACTTCGACTACGACGCGCTCAACGCCGGCCCGTCGGCCGCGCACTGGATGGGCGTCGATTCGCTCGGACGCGACATCTTCAGCCGCATCCTGGCCGGCGCGCGCATCTCGCTGGCGGCGGGTTTCCTGTCGGTGATCATCGGCGCGCTGATCGGCACCGTGCTGGGCCTGCTGGCGGGCTACTACGAAGGCTGGTGGGACCGCATCGTGATGCGCATTTCCGACGTGCTCTTCGCCTTCCCGGGCATCCTGCTGGCGATCGGCATCGTGGCCATCCTCGGCAACGGCATGACCAACGTGATCTTCGCCGTGGCCATCTTCAGCATCCCGGCGTTTGCACGGCTGGTGCGGGGCAATACGCTTATGCTCAAGCGGTTGACCTATATCGAGGCGGCGCGCAGCATCGGCGCGTCGGACTGGACCATCCTGATGCGGCATATCCTGCCGGGCACGGTGTCGTCGATCGTGGTGTATTTCTCGATGCGTATCGGCACCTCGATCATCACCGCGGCCAGCCTGTCGTTCCTGGGGCTGGGCGCGCAGCCGCCCACGCCGGAATGGGGCGCGATGCTCAACGAAGCCCGCGCCGACATGGTGACCGCGCCGCACGTGGCGATTTTCCCCAGCCTGGCGATCTTCCTGACCGTGCTGGCCTTCAACCTGCTGGGCGACGGCCTGCGCGACGCGCTTGACCCCAAGATCGACCGCCGTTGA
- a CDS encoding P1 family peptidase, which produces MTASTTGVPRVGSLPAGPLDSIADVAGVTVGHCTLADGAVQTGVTVIRPHGGDPYRDKVPAAATVLNGFGKSIGLVQVDELGVLETPLALTNTFSVGAVAQAQIRAAVAANPEIGRALPTVNALVFECNDGYLNDIQRMAVEGSHYEAALAGAGHDVAQGAVGAGRGMSAFGVKGGIGTASRLAGGYRVGALVLANFGTPESLTVAGRLAGPELVQRLAQPDTAAQPEKGSIIMILATDAPLDARQLRRLSLRAGAGLARTGSVFGHGSGDIAVAFSSAYTVPHDTARPMPAVAMLHETHLDPLFRAAADSVEQAILHALWHAAPVQGRDGHGRRALLDVMPELGQTA; this is translated from the coding sequence ATGACCGCATCGACAACGGGCGTGCCGCGTGTCGGCAGCCTGCCGGCAGGTCCGCTGGACAGCATCGCCGACGTCGCCGGCGTGACCGTCGGCCATTGCACGCTGGCGGACGGCGCCGTGCAGACCGGCGTCACCGTGATCCGTCCGCATGGCGGCGATCCGTACCGCGACAAGGTGCCCGCCGCGGCCACGGTGCTCAACGGCTTTGGCAAGAGCATCGGGCTGGTGCAGGTGGACGAACTGGGCGTGCTGGAAACCCCGCTGGCGCTGACCAATACCTTTTCGGTCGGCGCGGTCGCGCAGGCGCAGATCCGTGCGGCGGTGGCGGCCAATCCGGAGATCGGCCGCGCGCTGCCGACCGTCAATGCGCTGGTGTTCGAGTGCAATGACGGCTACCTGAACGATATCCAGCGCATGGCGGTGGAGGGCAGCCACTATGAGGCGGCCCTGGCCGGTGCCGGTCATGACGTCGCGCAGGGAGCGGTCGGTGCCGGACGCGGCATGTCGGCATTCGGCGTCAAGGGTGGTATCGGCACTGCTTCACGCCTGGCCGGTGGCTATCGCGTGGGCGCGCTGGTGCTGGCCAATTTCGGCACGCCGGAATCGTTGACCGTGGCCGGCCGGCTGGCCGGTCCGGAACTGGTGCAGCGCCTGGCGCAGCCCGACACCGCGGCGCAACCGGAAAAGGGATCGATCATCATGATCCTCGCCACCGACGCCCCGCTGGATGCGCGCCAGCTGCGCCGGCTGTCGCTGCGCGCCGGCGCCGGGCTGGCGCGTACTGGCTCGGTGTTCGGGCATGGCTCGGGCGATATCGCAGTCGCGTTCTCGAGCGCGTATACCGTGCCGCACGACACCGCCCGGCCGATGCCGGCCGTCGCCATGCTGCATGAAACCCATCTCGACCCGCTGTTCCGCGCCGCGGCCGACAGCGTCGAGCAAGCCATCCTGCATGCCCTGTGGCATGCCGCACCGGTGCAGGGCCGCGACGGCCACGGCCGGCGCGCACTGCTGGACGTGATGCCCGAACTGGGCCAAACCGCCTGA
- a CDS encoding M55 family metallopeptidase: protein MKILVSTDIEGVAGVFHAEQTRPGNGEYERARAWMTGEANAAVDGAFAGGATEVLVNDSHGGFRNLLPDQFDPRARVVLGKPRYLGMMAGVEAGVDGVLMIGYHGRAQSRGVLAHTINSGAFARVWLNGKELGEAGLYAALAGEFGAPVLMASGDDVFVQETHALMPWVRYVETKSADGFGSGTSLSPAAAREAIAAAAATAVRERAQAQCLRIAAPVTCTLQTLTPAHADLFCQWPALERRDGVTLSFQADSVQAAVRMLNCLSAMSFMLK from the coding sequence ATGAAGATCCTTGTTTCCACCGATATCGAAGGCGTGGCTGGCGTCTTCCACGCCGAACAGACGCGCCCCGGCAACGGCGAATACGAACGCGCCCGCGCCTGGATGACCGGCGAAGCCAATGCCGCGGTCGATGGTGCCTTTGCCGGCGGCGCGACTGAAGTACTGGTCAACGATTCGCACGGCGGCTTCCGCAACCTGCTGCCGGACCAGTTCGATCCGCGCGCGCGGGTGGTGCTTGGCAAGCCGCGCTACCTTGGCATGATGGCCGGCGTCGAGGCCGGAGTCGACGGCGTGCTGATGATCGGCTACCACGGCCGCGCCCAGAGCCGCGGCGTGCTGGCGCACACCATCAACAGCGGCGCGTTTGCGCGGGTCTGGCTCAACGGCAAGGAACTGGGCGAGGCGGGCCTGTACGCCGCGCTGGCCGGCGAGTTCGGCGCTCCGGTGCTGATGGCCAGCGGCGACGATGTCTTCGTGCAGGAAACCCATGCGCTGATGCCGTGGGTGCGCTATGTCGAGACCAAGTCAGCGGACGGCTTCGGCAGCGGCACCTCGCTGTCGCCGGCGGCGGCGCGCGAGGCCATTGCCGCGGCGGCCGCAACCGCGGTGCGCGAACGCGCGCAGGCGCAATGCCTGCGCATCGCCGCGCCGGTGACTTGCACCCTGCAGACCCTGACGCCCGCGCACGCGGACCTGTTCTGCCAGTGGCCGGCGCTGGAGCGCCGCGACGGCGTGACGCTGTCCTTCCAGGCCGATTCGGTCCAGGCGGCGGTGCGCATGCTGAACTGCCTGTCGGCGATGTCGTTCATGCTGAAGTAG
- a CDS encoding M14 family metallopeptidase encodes MSHFSRSYAEARQKFLDAARTAGAALAQFPHPTKRGSAGEDLAIDVALAGPAEARRCLMVTSGTHGAEGFAGSGAQVTMLHDAALLADCAAADTSLLLVHAINPYGFSHLRRVNEDNVDLNRNFMDFTQPLPYNEAYAEIAPLLVPAQWPPSDTDQAQLMKAVAERGMPWYQAAVSRGQYQDPGGMFYGGDKAAWSNYTLCRILARFGAGREALRWIDVHTGLGPWGYGEPIHMGPDTPESLTRTRAIWGARVTSIYDGSSTSANLTGLAWHAVLQTLPTIDYAGIALEFGTLPVGEVLDALRGDHWLHQHPEADENQRALVRQAMWRAFYGDTDDWREGVVAQVTDAVRDTIASA; translated from the coding sequence ATGAGCCATTTTTCTCGCAGCTACGCCGAAGCCCGCCAGAAGTTCCTTGACGCCGCGCGCACGGCCGGGGCCGCGCTGGCCCAGTTCCCGCACCCCACCAAGCGCGGCAGTGCCGGCGAGGACCTCGCCATCGACGTGGCGCTGGCCGGTCCGGCCGAGGCCCGCCGCTGCCTGATGGTGACCTCGGGCACGCACGGCGCCGAAGGCTTTGCCGGATCCGGCGCGCAGGTGACAATGCTGCACGACGCCGCGCTGCTTGCCGATTGCGCCGCCGCCGACACCAGCCTGCTGCTGGTGCATGCGATCAATCCCTACGGTTTTTCCCACCTGCGCCGGGTCAACGAGGACAACGTCGACCTGAACCGCAATTTCATGGACTTCACCCAGCCGCTGCCGTACAACGAGGCCTATGCCGAGATCGCGCCGCTGCTGGTGCCGGCGCAATGGCCGCCGTCCGACACCGACCAGGCGCAACTGATGAAGGCCGTTGCCGAGCGCGGCATGCCGTGGTACCAGGCCGCGGTCAGCCGCGGCCAGTACCAGGACCCGGGCGGCATGTTCTACGGCGGCGACAAGGCTGCCTGGAGCAACTACACGCTGTGCCGCATCCTGGCGCGCTTCGGCGCCGGGCGCGAGGCGCTGCGCTGGATCGACGTCCATACCGGACTTGGCCCCTGGGGCTACGGCGAGCCCATCCACATGGGCCCGGACACGCCGGAATCGCTCACGCGCACGCGCGCGATCTGGGGCGCGCGGGTAACCTCGATCTACGATGGCTCGTCGACCTCGGCCAACCTCACCGGCCTGGCCTGGCACGCGGTGCTGCAGACCCTGCCCACCATCGACTACGCCGGCATCGCGCTTGAGTTCGGCACGCTGCCGGTGGGCGAGGTGCTGGACGCGCTGCGCGGCGACCACTGGCTGCACCAGCACCCGGAAGCCGACGAAAACCAGCGCGCGCTGGTCCGCCAGGCGATGTGGCGTGCCTTCTATGGCGATACCGACGACTGGCGCGAGGGCGTGGTGGCGCAGGTGACCGACGCAGTGCGGGACACCATTGCCTCGGCCTAG